CGTTCGTTAATTTGACGGAGCACATTGTCCTTCGGCACGACGATGTCATACAGTGCCGCATAAGGACTCAGAACCAAAGTTTGCTGTTGCCGAATCATCCGCACTCACCCGCTTTCATGATAATTCCATTATACTAAAAAAAGGTACAGCCTCTTCAATTTTATTGAAGGACTATACCTTTTTATATGTTGGACTTTTTCAGTGGCCTCCCGGTATTCCGGTGGGGCCGCTTGCTCCGGGTGACAGTGTTGTAGTCAGCTTCCTGGTTACGGTAACTGCGCTCCCCCCGAACCAGCAGCTGCCCAATAACGCAGCGGCTTCCTATACTTTCACCCTGCCGGATGGGCGCCAGCTTGGCGGTAACGCCGTATCAAACACACTTACAGTACCCGTCTCGGCACCGAATGTCAGTATTGTCAAAAGCGTCAATGCCATTGATGCCGTGACCGGTGACATTCTTACCTTCACCTCCGTGCTGACGAATAACAGCATTACCTCTGTCAGCAACATCATTCTCAGCGATCCCTTGCCAGAGAATGCAGCGTTCCTTCCCGGAACCGTAATTGTCGGCGGCGTCTCCCAGCCGTTGTCAGTTCCGTCCGCCGGTATCCCAATCGGCAGCCTGGGGCCTGGGGCCTCCGTTGCCGTCACATTCGAGGTGAGAATAACCATGCCGATTCCTTCGCAGGTCAATAACCAATCGACCGTCAGCTTCACCTCCGGGGTCTTCTCCGGCTCTTCATCATCCAATGTCACCACCACACCGGTCACACAACCCCAGATCTCCCTGGTCAAAAGCGCCAGTGACCTGAACGCCACCGTTGGCGATACGGTCATCTATACCATTGTAGTCAGCAATAGCGGTAACCTTGCCGCCAATGTTACGTTAACCGACAATATCCCGGCTGGTACTACCTTTGACCCTAACAGTGTCATTGTCGGCGGTTTCCCTCAGCCAGGGGCTGCACCGGATACCGGAATCACAGTCGGAACCGTAGCTCCCGGGGCAAGTGTGTCTGTCAGCTTCACGGTCTTCATCGTGTCCCTGCCTTCCCCGCAGCAGCTGGTCAATCAGGCAGCTTCTACCTATACCTTCACGCCGCCTGACGGCCGGCTGCTCAGCGGCAGCGCCGTCTCCAATACCGTGACCATCGCAGTCTCTGCTCCCAACCTGTCGGTGGTCAAGAGCACCACGTCCACTTCAGTGGCACTCGGTGACACGATTGCGTATTCCGTCAACATCACGAATAGCGGGGCGGACCCGGTTAACAATGTGATTCTCAGCGATCCGACACCCGATGGTGCTGCTTTTGTACCGGGCAGCGTATCCGTGAATGGGGTTCCTTTTCCGAACGCCAATCCGGCCTCCGGGGTTCCCATCAGCACGCTTGCCTCCGGCGCCTCAGCCGTCGTCTCATACAGCGTCACCGTCACCTCCGTACCGGCGGATACCTCCATTGATAATCAGGCGACGGTCACCTACACCTCCGGTGTCTTCGCCGGCTCAACCTTCTCGAACCCTGTGGCAGTCCCCGTCTTCCAGCCGGTAATTGCAGCAACCAAAGCAGCAAATACCACCAATGCCACGGTTGGAGATACCGTGACCTATACCATTAATATCACCAATACAGGTAACTACGGAGCAAGCCTGACGGTCACGGACAATATTCCGGCCGGCACTACCTTTGTGGCCAACAGCGTGCTGATTAATGGTCTGCCTCTGCCGCAGGCCGATCCTTCCACAGGAATCGCCGCTGGAAGCATTGCTCCGGGAGCAACGGTAGCCGTTACGTTCTCGGTGGTCATCACTTCATTGCCATCGCCGCAGTTCCTGGTCAACCAGGGAACCGTTGCTTCCAGCTTCACCTTGCCTGACGGAAGAACCCTGGGTGGTTCAACACTCACCAATACCGTAACCATGCCGGTCTCAAACCCGAATCTGGGGATTGTCAAAACAACGGCGACCACCGCAACCAATGTCGGAGACACCATCACCTATTCCGTAACCTTGACCAACAACGGGATTGCGGCAGTCAATAATGTGGTATTCACGGATGCTCTGCCTGCCGGTACCGCCTTTGTTCCGGGCAGCGTGCTCGTGGACGGTGTGCCCCGCCCCGCCGCTTCACCGGCTACCGGGGTGACCCTGGGCAGTATTGCTCCCGGGGCTTCCGTCACCGTGTCCTTCAGCGTTACGGTTACAGCGCTGCCGCCGTCCGGGGTACTGAACAATCAGTCCTCGGCCAGCTTCACCTCCGGCGCTCTGTCCAGTGCAGCCTTCTCTAATATTGTGACCACGCCGGTATTCCAGCCGATTATCGCTGCAGCGAAGAGCGCAAGCTCTCAAAATGCAACGGTAGGCGACACTTATTATATATACCGTGAATGTAAGCAATTCAGGGAACTATGCCGCCTCGGCCACACTGACCGACACCATTCCGGCAGGTACAACACTGGTTCCGAACAGTGTGCTAATTAACGGATTCCCTTCGCCGGGCTCCGATCCTGCTACCGGAATCGCACTGGGCAGTGTTGCCGCGGGTGCAGCTCTGACCGTAGTGTTCTCGGTAGTGATCACTACGCTGCCGGCCAGCCAGCAGCTTAGCAATCAGGCCATCATCGCCTTCAATTATACGCTGCCTGACGGACGCGTCTTCAACCAGTCGGCCAGCTCGAACATCAATCTGATTCCGGTATCGTCGCCGGATGTCCTGGTTGCCAAGAGCACTACTGTCATTGATGCAGTTCCGGGGGATACGGTTCCGTACAGCATTGCAGTCACCAATAACGGCATTGCTCCGATTAATAATGTTGTGCTGAGTGATCCGATTCCGGCCGGTTCATCCTTTGTAGCCGGCAGCGTGGTCGTGGACGGCACTCCGCTGCCAGGGGGAAATCCTGCGAACGGGATCTCGCTGGGCACCATCGCTCCGGGAGCAACCGTGCTGGTCACCTTCAACATCCTGGTCAATACGCTGCCTAATCCGGCCGCGCTGAGCATCTGGCCTCCGTCAGCTTCACCTCCGGCGCATTCTCGGGAGCCTCTTATTCCAATACGCTGGTTACTCCGGTATACCAGCCGATTATCGGCATCCTGAAGTCTGCGGACACCACAAACGCGACGGTTGGAGATACAGTCACCTATGCACTCAGCGTCACCAATACAGGCAATCTTGCGGCAGTCGTCACCTTAACCGACTCTATCCCTGCGGGCGCTGTATTCATACCGAACAGCGTACTGGTTAACGGCCAGCCCGTCCCCGGCGCTGATCCGACTACCGGGATCAATCTGGGTACAGTTCCAGCGGGTGCGACAGTTACTATGCTCGTCACCCTGCAGGTTACGCTGGCTTCCCTTCCTTCACCTCAGCAGCTGGTGAACCAGGCCGCCGCGTCCTTCACCTTCACGCCGCCGGATGGCCGCTCGCTCTCGGGATCAGCTGTATCGAACACGCTGGTCATCCCTGTCTCTTCACCGGACGTAACTGCAGTTAAGAGCACTCCGGCTGTCGATGCCGTTGTCGGCGATATCATTACCTATACGATTGCCGTAACCAATAACGGCATTGTTCCCGTTAACAATGTGGTCCTCGTTGACCCGATCCCCGCTGGCAGCCAGTTCGTTGCAGGCAGCGTAACTGTAGACGGCACACCGCGTCCCGGAGCAAATCCGGCCACCGGTATCATCATCGGAACAATCGCACCGGGAGCGACCTCAACAGTAACCTTCCAGGTCCAGGTCATCGTCATATGACAGACGGCTCACGGCTCCAGCCTGTCGTAAGTAATCAGTCCATGGTTCTGTACAGCTCTGCAGAGGGCACCGACTCGGTTACCTATTCCAATACCGTCAATACACTTGTCGTGGGCCCGGTATTATCGCTTCAGAAGCAAGCAAACCGCCTGAGCGCCTCCCTGGGGGAGACACTCGTCTACACTGTGACCGCCAGGAACAGCGGCAATACGGGTGCGCTTGTCACCATCACGGATGTGCTTCCCCCGGGCGTCTCGTTCATTGCCAATAGTGTGCTTAGAGACGGAGTCCCCCTTCCGGGGGTCACTCCGTCTTCCGGCATTCCCCTTGGCCTGCTCGCCCCCCATTCGGGAGTCAGCATCGCCTTCCAGGTCATTGTCATCTCGCTTCCGCCTTCACTAGCGCTGGTTAACAGGGCGATTGGCACGTATTCCTTCAATACATCTGAAGGCAGAGCAGTAAGCGGAGAGATCCGTTCCAATACGGTTAGTGTCTCCCTGCTGTCCTACCAGTTGTCTTCCCTGCTCTCAGCCAGCACCCCCACAACCTTCATTGGGGATGTCGTAACTTATACCCTTCAGCTCAGGAATGAAGGCACCCGGCCGCTGACCGGAGTCATTGCCACACTTCCCGTTCCGGAAGGCACCACCTTCCTTCCCGGAAGTGTTACCGCTGGCGGGATTTATCAGCCTGAGGCCGACCCGGCATCAGGCATCGGGCTGGGTTTGCTCCCTGCAGGAGCAGCCTCTGAGGTCTCTTACCGTGTCCGGGTGAGCTCGAATCCTCCAGGCTCGGTGATTCTGGCGAACGCACAAATCTCTTATGAGGCTAACGACAGCAGAATCTCATCCACAAGCAATACCGTTCAGATTACGGTCATCCAGCCCGGATTATCGGTAAGGCTGAAGGTCGATCTCTACAGTGCAGCGCCCGGCGACAATCTGCGGTACGAGTTCACTGTGAATAACAGCGGCAATCTGGCTGTCAACGCACGGCTCACGGACGCCGTTCCGCCCAGCGTACTGTTCGTCTGGGACAGCGTCCGGATTGACGGGGTTCCTCAGAGGGGCGTGCGCCCCGGAGACGGAATCCCGCTGGGCACCTTACGGGCAGGCGCTGTTATGGTGGTTGATTTTCTCGTATCCATTCCGGGTGCCACCGATATCCGCCAGACTCCGGCCATTCAGAATCAGGGAGTGGTCCAGTATACATTCTCCTTGCCCGACGGACGCAATGTTGGGCAGGTCTCCCGCTCCAATGCGGTGACCACATTGCTGTTCACGCCGATCATTTCCATTCAGATTCAGGGTGAGCCGCCCGTAGTTGAGCCTGGAGGCATCGCTGAATTCAACATTCAAGTGTCCAACAGCGGGAATTATCCGGCTGAGGTCTCAGTGATCCGGATTGTACCGCAGGGTACCGTCATTGATCCCGATATCGTTACGATAAGCGCCATCACTGTACCCGGTACGCCTTACAGCGGAACCGTTGCTCTGGGAACGCTGGAAGCGGGACAGACTTCCACACTCACTTATTTTGTCAGAATAAATACAGATTATATGGGCAAGAATCTTCAAGGCTCTACGGCAGCCCTGTATCTATTCACCATCGACGGACGCCGGTACTCCGGCGAAGCCCGTTCTAATACCTACAATCTGCTTCTGGAAGAAATCAGTGAATAATACAGCTCACATATCCCCCATCTCCCTGAATATACTTTAGTTACAACCTGCTGCTTCGTCTCAGTCTCCGTAGTGACAATACCGAATAACACAGTCCATGGGAGGTGGTCATCCTTGTCCCAGCCGTCCGGTCCATACACTTTTGTCGTCTCCAAAGAAGACTGGTCCCTTCATCGCAAAGGCCATCAGGATCAGGAGCGTCACCAGCAAAAGGTCAGAGAAGCCATCAAGGGCAATCTGCCCGATCTGGTTACTGAAGAGAACATTATTTTGTCAGGCGGCAAGCAGATTGTGAAGGTGCCGATCCGCAGTCTGGATGAATACCGGATTATCTATAATTTCCGCAAGCAAAAGCATGTCGGCCAGGGAGACGGGGAGAGCCAGGTGGGTGATGTCCTCGGACGCGATTCCCAGTCGGCCCAGCCGGGCAAAGGGGATAAAGCGGGCGACCAGCCGGGAGCAGATACCGTTGAAGCCGAGGTCGATCTGGAGGATCTCGAGGATATTCTTTTCCAGGACATGGAGCTGCCCCATCTGAAGCCGAAGGATAAGGAAGAGATTGAGGTCAAATCGATTGTCTTCAATGACATCCGCAAAAAAGGCATGATGTCGAACATCGACAAGAAACGAACGTTACTTGAGAATCTGCGGCGCAATGCCAGCAGCGGCCACCCTGGAATACACAGCATCAGCCCAGATGATCTGCGTTACAAAACCTGGGATGACATCGCAGTTCCTCACTCGAATGCCGTGATTATTGCCATGATGGACACTTCCGGCTCGATGGGCACTTTTGAAAAATACTGCGCCCGCAGCTTCTTCTTCTGGATGACCCGCTTCCTGCGCCGCCAGTATGAGAAGGTGGATATTGTGTTCCTGGCCCATCATACGGAAGCCAAGGAGGTCAGCGAGCATGACTTCTTCACCCGTGGCGAGAGCGGGGGGACAATCTGCTCCTCGGCATACCAGAAAGCCCTGGAGATTATCGACAGCCGCTATCCGCCAGCCAAATACAACATCTATCCCTTCCATTTCTCGGATGGCGACAATCTGACCTCCGACAATGAGCGCTGTGTCAAGCTGATCGGCGAGCTGCTGAAGCGCAGCAATATGTTCGGCTACGGCGAGGTGAACCAGTACAACCGCAGCAGCACCCTGATGTCCGCCTACCGTCACCTGAAGCAGGAGCAGTTCATGCATTATGTGATTAAGGATAAGAAGGAAGTGTATCAGGCGCTGAAGGCTTTTTTCGGCAAAAAGTCATTGGAAGCCTAAGCACCTGCACTCCGCACTGACCATGGAGCAAGTGCTGCGCGCAGCTCCATACTGTGAGAACGATCCCCTGCAAACCGTGCGAACGGCGGGCGGGGGATTTTTTGGTGCGTGGAATCAGGCTTTGCCGCAAAAGCCTGTTGACTAGTATATCGTCAGACGATATACTAAATATATCGGTTGACGATATAACGTTGATTGTTATAGCGGAAGATGATGTAACGGCAACAGATACAAGATGAAAGCAGGTGAAGCAGATGAGTGAAGGCAATGAACACGGGGCGCTGACCGAAGGCGTCTATTATATCCTCTTGTCGCTGTTCACCCCGATGCACGGCTACGGAATTATGCAGAACGTGAAGCAATTGAGTAATAGCCGTGTGGAGCTAGGCGCGGGCACACTCTATGGTGCATTAAGTACGCTTGTGGAACGGGGGTGGATCGGGCCGCTGGTTGGCGGTGCCGATTCGCGCAAGAAGGAGTATCAGATTACGGAGCTGGGGAAATCTGTAGTCCAGAATGAAATGGCAAGGCTTGACGAGCTGCTGACAAATGGAAGAAAGCTACTGGGAGGCGAAGTGTAATGAGACAGATAGTACGCAAATATTTTCTTGATTTCGAGAAAGAAGAGGCGTGGCTGAATAAGATGTCGGCTAAGGGGCTTGCACTGGTTGAATACTCATGGGGCGGTTATGTATTCGAAGAGAGCGCCAGGGGAGAGTATATTTACCGGATTGAGCTGCTGGAGAAGGACCCGAAGGAGGCGGCCGATTATCTGCAATTCATGGAAGAGACCGGAGCGGAGCGTGTACCTTCCAGAACCACTGACAAGGGCAAGCGTTCCTTTACCAACCATCGCTGGGTGATCTTCAGAAGGAAGGCCGCGGAAGGCCCCTTCCAGATCTATTCCGATACGGATTCCAAAATCAAACACTATCAGCGAATCTACAAAGTATATCTGTCCCTCGCGTTCATGGAGCTGGTCGTAGGCTCCTTAAATTTCATGCTGCTTTTGCTGAATACTTCTTCGTTCATTCACAAATTCAACTTTATTGTAGGAGTATCTATTATCCTTCTAGGCCTGTTCTTCGTGTGGCTCAGCCTGCCGCTCCGCCGCAAGGCCGCGCGACTGCAGCAGGAGAAGCTGATCCGGGAGTGAGGGGTTACATGATGGCAGCAACAAGTGGAATAGCGCTACTTATTTCTTCAACTTCTTATGATTATAGGTAAACAAGTGGAAAAACAGCATCTGCTAGGGCCGGTTTTGCTCCGAGTGGGCGCTATGCAAACATTTAAGTGTTGTTTTTCCAACTCTTGCTGGAATATCGTAGATCCGTTCGATAACAAATGCCCAAAATCCACCTATTCCCCCATTGCGGCAAGCAGAGCAGTTTTTCGCATACATTCGGCCCAAGCGCCTGCCCTGAGTAAATTGTGTTCAGTTTTTCGCATACACATCACCAGGAACCTGCGCGCTCATGCACACCTCCATCTGTGCCAAAATTAAAGGGCTATCCCAAGCAGTCATTTCATGACTTTGGGACAGCCCTTATTCCAATTAACATTCGCTTCGCCCAGGCTTATGCCTACTCCACCCGCTCCGCTTACTGCACCTTCTCGCGGTCCTTGCCCTTGTCGGATTCCCCGGCGTTCTTGTTGGCGGCCTCACGGTCCTGCATCATTTCGTCTACCGTCTTCACCTTCAAGCGGGCCGCGCCCTCGTTGCCGGCTCTTGTCGGGATCAGATCACCGGAAGCAAGGCGTTCCTTTGCTGCCGCAATGGCTGCGCTGTATTGCGGCAGCCACTGTTCTCCAGCTACCAGCATCTCGTCAACCATCTGCCAGATCTCCTTCGGATTGCAGACGGCACCGACCAGCGGGTCCATCATGAACGCCTGGCGCAGCAGCTTGTCGTCCCCATGCACAGCCGCTTCCACCGCCAGGCGCTGCACGGAGATGCTGACGTTGCAGACTGCTGCCAGACCGAGCGGCAGGTCGCCGACCAGCGGCATC
The window above is part of the Paenibacillus sp. FSL H8-0048 genome. Proteins encoded here:
- a CDS encoding DUF11 domain-containing protein is translated as MTDGSRLQPVVSNQSMVLYSSAEGTDSVTYSNTVNTLVVGPVLSLQKQANRLSASLGETLVYTVTARNSGNTGALVTITDVLPPGVSFIANSVLRDGVPLPGVTPSSGIPLGLLAPHSGVSIAFQVIVISLPPSLALVNRAIGTYSFNTSEGRAVSGEIRSNTVSVSLLSYQLSSLLSASTPTTFIGDVVTYTLQLRNEGTRPLTGVIATLPVPEGTTFLPGSVTAGGIYQPEADPASGIGLGLLPAGAASEVSYRVRVSSNPPGSVILANAQISYEANDSRISSTSNTVQITVIQPGLSVRLKVDLYSAAPGDNLRYEFTVNNSGNLAVNARLTDAVPPSVLFVWDSVRIDGVPQRGVRPGDGIPLGTLRAGAVMVVDFLVSIPGATDIRQTPAIQNQGVVQYTFSLPDGRNVGQVSRSNAVTTLLFTPIISIQIQGEPPVVEPGGIAEFNIQVSNSGNYPAEVSVIRIVPQGTVIDPDIVTISAITVPGTPYSGTVALGTLEAGQTSTLTYFVRINTDYMGKNLQGSTAALYLFTIDGRRYSGEARSNTYNLLLEEISE
- a CDS encoding PadR family transcriptional regulator; the protein is MSEGNEHGALTEGVYYILLSLFTPMHGYGIMQNVKQLSNSRVELGAGTLYGALSTLVERGWIGPLVGGADSRKKEYQITELGKSVVQNEMARLDELLTNGRKLLGGEV
- a CDS encoding DUF2812 domain-containing protein is translated as MRQIVRKYFLDFEKEEAWLNKMSAKGLALVEYSWGGYVFEESARGEYIYRIELLEKDPKEAADYLQFMEETGAERVPSRTTDKGKRSFTNHRWVIFRRKAAEGPFQIYSDTDSKIKHYQRIYKVYLSLAFMELVVGSLNFMLLLLNTSSFIHKFNFIVGVSIILLGLFFVWLSLPLRRKAARLQQEKLIRE
- a CDS encoding COG1361 S-layer family protein yields the protein MKDYTFLYVGLFQWPPGIPVGPLAPGDSVVVSFLVTVTALPPNQQLPNNAAASYTFTLPDGRQLGGNAVSNTLTVPVSAPNVSIVKSVNAIDAVTGDILTFTSVLTNNSITSVSNIILSDPLPENAAFLPGTVIVGGVSQPLSVPSAGIPIGSLGPGASVAVTFEVRITMPIPSQVNNQSTVSFTSGVFSGSSSSNVTTTPVTQPQISLVKSASDLNATVGDTVIYTIVVSNSGNLAANVTLTDNIPAGTTFDPNSVIVGGFPQPGAAPDTGITVGTVAPGASVSVSFTVFIVSLPSPQQLVNQAASTYTFTPPDGRLLSGSAVSNTVTIAVSAPNLSVVKSTTSTSVALGDTIAYSVNITNSGADPVNNVILSDPTPDGAAFVPGSVSVNGVPFPNANPASGVPISTLASGASAVVSYSVTVTSVPADTSIDNQATVTYTSGVFAGSTFSNPVAVPVFQPVIAATKAANTTNATVGDTVTYTINITNTGNYGASLTVTDNIPAGTTFVANSVLINGLPLPQADPSTGIAAGSIAPGATVAVTFSVVITSLPSPQFLVNQGTVASSFTLPDGRTLGGSTLTNTVTMPVSNPNLGIVKTTATTATNVGDTITYSVTLTNNGIAAVNNVVFTDALPAGTAFVPGSVLVDGVPRPAASPATGVTLGSIAPGASVTVSFSVTVTALPPSGVLNNQSSASFTSGALSSAAFSNIVTTPVFQPIIAAAKSASSQNATVGDTYYIYRECKQFRELCRLGHTDRHHSGRYNTGSEQCAN
- the yhbH gene encoding sporulation protein YhbH, which translates into the protein MSQPSGPYTFVVSKEDWSLHRKGHQDQERHQQKVREAIKGNLPDLVTEENIILSGGKQIVKVPIRSLDEYRIIYNFRKQKHVGQGDGESQVGDVLGRDSQSAQPGKGDKAGDQPGADTVEAEVDLEDLEDILFQDMELPHLKPKDKEEIEVKSIVFNDIRKKGMMSNIDKKRTLLENLRRNASSGHPGIHSISPDDLRYKTWDDIAVPHSNAVIIAMMDTSGSMGTFEKYCARSFFFWMTRFLRRQYEKVDIVFLAHHTEAKEVSEHDFFTRGESGGTICSSAYQKALEIIDSRYPPAKYNIYPFHFSDGDNLTSDNERCVKLIGELLKRSNMFGYGEVNQYNRSSTLMSAYRHLKQEQFMHYVIKDKKEVYQALKAFFGKKSLEA
- a CDS encoding DUF11 domain-containing protein, with the translated sequence MNVSNSGNYAASATLTDTIPAGTTLVPNSVLINGFPSPGSDPATGIALGSVAAGAALTVVFSVVITTLPASQQLSNQAIIAFNYTLPDGRVFNQSASSNINLIPVSSPDVLVAKSTTVIDAVPGDTVPYSIAVTNNGIAPINNVVLSDPIPAGSSFVAGSVVVDGTPLPGGNPANGISLGTIAPGATVLVTFNILVNTLPNPAALSIWPPSASPPAHSREPLIPIRWLLRYTSRLSAS
- a CDS encoding DUF11 domain-containing protein, producing MKSADTTNATVGDTVTYALSVTNTGNLAAVVTLTDSIPAGAVFIPNSVLVNGQPVPGADPTTGINLGTVPAGATVTMLVTLQVTLASLPSPQQLVNQAAASFTFTPPDGRSLSGSAVSNTLVIPVSSPDVTAVKSTPAVDAVVGDIITYTIAVTNNGIVPVNNVVLVDPIPAGSQFVAGSVTVDGTPRPGANPATGIIIGTIAPGATSTVTFQVQVIVI